The sequence TTTACCAGTGGCAATGCGCAGGGCCTGGAAGACCTCACCCTACCCACTACCCGTAGCTATGGGTTCAACATCAATGTTAAATTTTAAACGGTTCGGGTGGGTCACCTTCCAAAGGTGGCTCACCCGAACCGGGTAAACAATCAATTCAAAAAGTACGATCATGACTAAGCATATATATGGATTGTTAATAGCCGGCCTTTCCCTTACAGCTATTTCCTGCAAAAAAGACCTGGCGGAGATCAACAAAAACCCCAATGCTGCCGAAAATCCACAGCCGGATTACCTGCTCACCGCTACGCAGAAAATAACATCCGACCTGTATTGGGGCGCTGATAACAACTTTAATTCCACCCTGCTCATCATCCAGCATTGGGCCAAGATCCAGTATACCGAGCCCGACAGGTATATCTTTTCCAACAGCAGCTTTACGGCACTGTGGAATACAGGGTATGCACAAAGCATAACCAACCTCAATACCATCCTAAAGATGCCGGCTGAAAAGGCCAACGACAATTACAAAGGCGTGGCTACCATCCTGCGCTCCTGGATATTTCAGTTGCTTACCGATGCCTATGGCAATATTCCTTACACACAGGCAGGTGACATACGCCAGTACCTTACGCCTGAATACAATACGCAGAAGGACGTATACTTTGGATTGCTGGATGAACTGAAAACAGCCGGCGCTACACTATCCACCTCCGGCTCTGCCATCGCAGGCGATATCATTTATGGCGGAAAAATTGACCGCTGGAAGAAACTGGCCAATGCCCTGCGCTTACGCATTGCCTTGCGTATAGCCGACCGGGAACCGGAAAAAGCCAAACAGGTAATTAATGAAGTGTTAAACAGTGCCGATGGATTGATCAGCAGTACGGAAGAAGCTGCCCGCTTTGTGTATACCACTGCTCCACAGCAAAATCCTGTGGGCGCCTGGTTCGATACGAGGGATGATTTCCGTGTTGGCAAAACACTGGTAGACAAGCTCTATGCGCTCAATGATCCACGGCTGCCCATCTATGCCAACAAACCAACGGATCCATCTGTTACTAATTACGTGGGTGTACCCAGCGGGCTTAGCAACAGCGCTGCCAATAACCTTGGTTTTGCCAAAACATCAAAGCCCGGTTCATACTTCTCGGCGCCTGCTTCACCATCGGTGATCATCAGTTATGCAGAAGTATTGTTTGACAGGGCAGAGGCAGCCGCAAGGGAATTTACGGCAGAGAATGCGGAGGAGCTGTATAATCAGGCCATCAAAGCCTCCTTTAACCAGTTTGGTATTACAGATCTTACGGTGATCAGCAATTATACTGGGCAAACTGCCGTCAAATACGATGCTGCCAACTATAAAAAGTCCCTTGGTGAGCAAAAATGGATCGCGTTATTTGGTCAGGGGCTGGAAGCGTTTGCCGAATGGAGAAGATTGGATTATCCCCAGCTTGCCCCTGGTGTGGAAGGTGTGCTGGACGGTAAAATACCCGTACGCTTCATCTATCCCGGTTCCGAACAGGCCCTGAACAAAGAGAACTATTCTAAGGCGATAACCAACCAGGGTACCGACAACTTATTAACCAAATTATGGTTCGACCGGTATTAAAATACAGTAAACAGCGCTCTGCGAGGCTTGCTTGTCCGTCGAAGCTTTAGCGAAGACGGGTAGCCTCGCAGCCCTATTCCGGGGCTTTTAGCCCCCGGTAACAATTACCTAAAATGCATAAATTCGTTGCATGCGTACAACAAGAAAGAAAACCTGTTTTATCCTTTTACTGATCGCCGCCCTTGGTCTCACAGCCGCCGCCCATTCCCCAAAAGCGGTGCTCAGGCCCGGTATCTGGAAAGGCGTGATTCAGCGTCCCGACGGGCAACAGATCGTTTTCAATTTTGAAGTAAAACCTGTTAACGGTAAGACCGTACTGTATGTACTCAACGCCACGGAGCGATTGCTGGTAGATGATATCCGGCAGGAGGGCGATTCGGTATGGATCACAATGCCGTTCTTTGATGCCCACTTTGCGGTGGCTATCAAAACCAATGGCAGCCTGGAAGGCAAGTTCATTAAGATTAGTGGCGACCGCCGGTCGGAGATACCTTTCTATGCATTGCCCAATAACAAAGAACGTTATCGGGCTACGGCCAAACCGGCTTACAACGTTACCGGCCGCTGGGCAGTTACTTTTGGTGAAGGTAAAAATACCACCCTGGCTGTTGGTGAGTTCCGGCAGGCCGACAATGGAAAAGTAACAGGCACTTTTCTTACACCTACCGGCGATTACCGCTTCCTCGAAGGCGTCATAGCAAAAGATACCCTGAAACTATCCGCCTTTGATGGCAGTCATGTATACCTCTTTGTGGCAAAGCTGGATAACGACAGTACCATTACCCAGGCCGTTTTTTATTCCGGGGGTACTGGTAAAGAGGACTGGGTGGCGCGTAAAGATCCCAATGCAACATTGCCCGATGGGTTCGATGCTGTTAAACTGAGACCTGGTGAAAGCAAACTGAATTTCCGCTTTCCATCTACTGAAGGAGAGGTGATTGCTATCAATGATGCACGCTTCAACAATAAAGTAGTGATTATTCAGATACTGGGTTCCTGGTGCCCCAACTGTATGGATGAAACGAAATTCCTGGTTGACTACTACAAAAAGAACAAACAACGGGGTGTAGAAGTAGTGGGACTGGCTTATGAGCGTACCACCGATTTTGAGCGGTCTAAACAAGCGCTGGCCACCTTCCAAAAGCGGCTGGGGATAAACTATCCGGTCCTCGTTGCTACGGCGGCCGTGTCCGATCCGCAGCGAACGGAAAAAACCTTGCCGCAGATAGAACCGCTGCAAGGATTTCCTACCACCATCTTTATTGATAAAAAAGGAAATGTGCGGAAGATCCATACGGGTTATGACGGCCCTGCCACCGGTCAGCACTATGAAGCATTCAAAAAAGAATTTGAAGAGCTGGTCAACTCATTAATAAATGAGTAACAAGGTCAGTGTCCCGTAGGGACTACCACTTTGTAGCAAAATATGTCGTATAAACCCATTGGCCCCATAGGGGCCACCCTTCGGTGCTGGCATACTTGTTTACACACATCAATTTGCAGGATATTAAAACAAGGCTTTTCTTTGCCTTGTTTTTTTATTCCCATAGAGTAACAATACAGCTATATGAACTACCAGCCTGCTCCCGATAGATACAGCAAAATGCAATACCGCCGTTGTGGCAAAAGCGGCATTCAGTTACCTGCCCTGTCATTGGGCCTGTGGCACAACTTCGGCCACGTGGATGTTTTGGAAAACGCCCGCAACATATTGCGTCTTGCATTTGATAACGGGGTTACCCATTTCGACCTGGCCAACAACTATGGTCCGCCTCCCGGCAGCGCCGAAGAGAACTTTGGTAAAATACTCAAAGAAGATTTTGCCGGCTATCGTGATGAGCTCATCATTTCCTCCAAAGCTGGTTATACCATGTGGGAAGGCCCTTATGGCGACTGGGGTTCTAAAAAATACCTCGTGGCCAGTCTGGACCAAAGCCTGAAGCGCATGGGGCTGGAGTATGTAGACATCTTCTATCATCACCGTCCTGATCCCAATACGCCCCTCGAAGAAACCATGAGCGCGTTGGACCTCATCGTACGGCAGGGCAAGGCCTTGTATGCAGGAATATCCAATTATCCCGCCGAAGAAGCGCGCAAGGCTATTAAAATACTGCGACAGTTAGGTACACCTTGTTTGATACACCAGCCTAAATATTCCATGTTTGTACGCTGGGTAGAAGAGGGCTTGCTGGATGTGCTGGAAGAAGAAGGCGTGGGTTGTATTCCCTTTTCGCCATTAGCGCAGGGCCTGCTCACCAACAAATACCTCAAAGGCATTCCTGCGGGTTCCCGCGCCGCCAAAGCCCATGGCTTCTTAAAAGAGGAAGAAGTAACGCCGGAACGTGTAAAGCAAATACAACAACTCAATGAAATAGCCGTACAACGTGGTCAGTCATTGGCGCAGATGGCGCTCGCCTGGCTGCTCAAAGATCAGCGCGTTACCTCTGTGCTCATTGGCGCCAGCAGCCCGGAACAACTGGCCGACTCCCTGCAGTGCCTGAGGAGCAAGCTATTTACCAGCGATGAATTGGAGGCGATTGAGAAAATATTGAAATAGGGTTTAGTTTCTGTTGTCGGCTATCACCCCTCTTTTACTTCCGCTGCCTTTAGCTGTTTTTCCAGGATGGCCACCCGCTGCACCAGGGCATCCAGGTTGCGGAAATGAACAAAGGCCTTCCGGTATTTATTGGCATCGAATGCCGGCGATCCCATGTAAGTCTCGCCTGGTTTCGTAATGCTTTTGGATATGCCCGATTGCGCCGTGATGATCGTATTGTCTGCCACCTGCAGGTGTCCTACAATGCCTACCTGGCCACTGAACATACAGTTTTTGCCGATCTTGGTAGATCCCGCTACTACACCATGAGCCGCGAAATAAGTGTTCTCACCAACCTCCACATTGTGTGCAATATGAATGAGGTTATCGAACTTAACCCCTTTGCGCAGAATAGTGGAGCCCAGGGTAGCGCGGTCAATGGCGCAGTTGGCGCCGATCTCCACATTATCTTCTATGATTACATTGCCTGTTTGCGGTACTTTTTTGTGATCGTTTTCCGGATTGAAGCGGAAGCCATCGCTTCCTATCACCGTACCGGAATGGATAATACAGTCTTTACCAATTACGGTCTCTGAGTAGATCTTAACACCTGCAAACAAAGTGGTATTATCCCCAATCACTACATTGTCACCCACATATACCTGCGGGTATATCTTTACATGATTGCCTATTTTGGCATTGTCACCAATGAAAGCGAATTCTCCGGCATAAATATCTTGGCCAATGGTGGCGCTTTCTGCAATGAAAGCCATCTTTGAAATGCCTTTTTTGTTCAGCTTCACCTGGTTGTACATTTCCAGCAATTGGGTAAAAGCATTGGCAGCACTTTCTACCCTTAGCAGGGTGGCGGAAACAGGCGCCGTAAGCACAAAATCTTTATTGATAATCACCAGCGAGGCGTTGGTTTTATAGAGGTAAGGCGTATACAGCGGGTTGGCCAAAAAGGAGATGGAGCCGGGTTCGCCTTCTTCAATTTTTGATAATTTGCTAATCATAACGCTGCCGTCGCCTTCTATCTGTCCCTGTAAAAGATCGGCTATTTGCTGTGCGGTAAATTTCATGTGCGGTGTTTAGTGGTGTTAAGGATGAATAATAAGTCTGCCAGGTACGCTGGCTAAAGATAGTTGAATATTTGGTGCCGCTGCCGGTTTACTGCTTTTCGTTTGTTATCATTTTTATCATTTCCCATCATTTTATGCATAAGTCATCACCCGTACTGGCGGTCCTTCCGTACTGTAAGTACATTTGTGTGGGAAAGCAGTATAGTGGAAGCATGGCGGTAGTATGGGGGAAGCATAGCTGAAGCATACCCGAAGCATACCAATAGCATGCTAATAGCGTAAAATAAAATTATCAGCGACTTATGAAAAAGTGGCACGGTAGCTCGCGCCCGGTCAACAAAGTATAAAGCAAATTAATAATTTCGGTCATCTTATTATCCATCCTGGTGTCTTTTGTATTTCCTGATCTAATATGTCAAAACTGGTGATATTGGCCATGCCGGTAAAATAGCGTACAATGGCCAAATATGCAACTTAATTGCTTACGGTGTTGATTAGCCGGACAGACGATGCAGGATGGTCAAACCTGTCCCATCTTATACATTTGTCCATCACCCAATCTTACCCGCTAACGATGAATAAAAAGCCTGCTTTCACCCGCCGTGATTTCGTAAAACATTCTATGGTGCTCGCAGCCGGCCTGCCGGTAGCCGGTGCACTGCCCGTAATGGCAGCAGCACAGGAATCGCCACTGCCCACGCCGGTACCCCTGCAATGGCTCGATGGCAAAGCGCCCACACTGACCGGCGGCGTCACCTTCGGTGTTCCCTGGCCCAAAGGTGCAGTACCCGCTACTACCGACTTCGGTTTGCAGCAGGCTGCCGGTGAACAGCTACCCCTGCAATCATGGCCACTCGCTTACTGGCCCGATGGCTCGCTCAAATGGACAGCCCACGCCACCACCTGGCAAAACACACCGCCTGATAACTTATTGCTCATGCCACAGAAGGCGCCCACAACAGGCACTGCTCCATTGGCCACAGAAAGTGCTGAGGCTATCACCATACGCACAGGTATTATAGAAACTGTCATCAATAAAAAAGGGGCTGTCATCATTCAATCGCTGGCGCGTAACGGAAAAACAATCGCGCAGGAAGGAAAGCTTGTACTGCTTACCCGCAGCAACCCCGATAATGATCCGGGCGAGCCTGTCAATACGGTACAGTTTACCGGAAGCATAGACAAAATAACCCTCGAACAAAATGGCCCCATCAGGTCAGTAGTAAAAATAGAAGGCCGTCATACCAATGCAACCGGCCGCGTCTGGCTGCCCTTCATACTGCGTTTATATTTTTACAAGGACAGCGATGCCCTGCGCGTCCTGCACACCATCATCTATGATGGTGATGAGCAAAAAGATTTCATCAGTGGCCTAGGCATCCGCTTCACCGTACCACTGCAGGAAGAGCTGCACAACCGCCACATCCGTTTTGCCGGTGCCGGGCAGGGCGTCTTTGCCGAAGCCGTGCGCGGACTCACTGGCCTGCGCCGCGATCCGGGCAAAAACATCACCACAGCCCAGGTGGCAGGCCAGACCACACCACTGCTGAGCAGTTTTCCGGAAGCCGTGGCGCAGCGCCTCCAATACATTCCCGCCTTTGGCGATTATACCTTATTCCAGTCCTCACCCAACGCCTTCGACATTCAAAAACGTACCCGTGCAGGTTATGGATGGATACAAGCCGCTCATGGCACACGCTCCGAAGGCCTCGTTTACCTGGGCACACCATCCGGTGGCATAGCGCTTGGCATCCGCAATTGCTGGCAAAGCTATCCGGCCCAATTCGATATCCGCAATGCGCATACAGAAAAAGGCGAGCTCACCGCCTGGCTATGGGCTCCCAAGGCTGGCGCCATGGACCTCCGCTTTTACCACGATGGCATGGGGCAGGATACTTTCACAGAGCAGCGTGAAGGCCTCGAAATTACCTATGAAGATTATGAACCCGGTTTTGGTACACCGTTAGGCGTGGCCCGTACCAGCGAGTTGCAAGTACACATACTGCCTGTTACGCCTTCGGCGCAGCAGTTTGCACAGCTCGCTGCTGCCCTGCAGCAGCCTCCTTTATTGGTGGCCACCCCAGCTACCTTCACCACCGCAGGCGTATTCGGTATGAGTTGGTATCAACAATCCGGCAACTCCGATCAGAAAGCAACACTCGAAAAGCAATTGGATGGGTACTTTAATTACTACCGGCAGCAGGTGGATCAGCACCACTGGTATGGTTTCTGGAACTATGGCGATGTAATGCACTCCTACGACCGCGACCGCCATGTATGGAAATATGATATTGGAGGTTTCGCCTGGGACAACTCCGAACTGTCTACCGATCTCTGGTTATGGTATTACTTCCTCTATACCGGCCGTGCCGATGTATTCCGGATGGCCGAGGCCATGACAAGGCATACCGGTGAAGTAGATGTGCACCACCTCGGCAGGTTCAGTCCCCTTGGCTCCCGTCACAACGTGCAGCACTGGGGCTGCAGCGCCAAGCAACTGCGCATCAGCACCGTGGCCAACCGCCGCTTCTACTATTACCTCACTGCCGATGAGCGTGTGGGCGATCTGATGCGCGAACAGGTAGAGGCCGTCCGCACCCTGCACCACATCGTGCCCGGCCGCAAAGTAGGACAGCAGGCCGCCACCGCCGCCGGCTATGCCAACGTGGCTTTTGGTACCGACTGGGGAGCCATTGCCGCAGCCTGGCTCACCGAATGGGAGCGCACGGGCAATGCACATAGCAGGGAGAGGTTGTTCAATAGCATGCGCACCATCGGTCAGCAACCTTATGGCTTCTTCTCCGGTGCGGCCGATATGGAGCTCGCCACCGGTAAATTTCAGCTTACCAAAAAGGCAAAACCGCAGGCATCCCACCTCAGCGCCGTGTTCGGATTGGCAGAAATTTGTGCAGAGCTCATCGCATTAACTGACATTCCGGCTTTTGAAAAAGCATGGCTTCAATATTGTGAGCTGTACAATGCTTCTGCGGAGCAGCAGCGCGCTGCGCTCGGAAGCGATCTTGGTAAGCTCAACCTGCGGCAGGCGCATGCCCGGCTTACGGCCTTTGCGGCCCGGTGTAAACAGGATACCGCCCTGGCGGCCCGCGCCTGGAACGAATTCTTCGAAGGCGGCGCAGGCATACGTAATCCCATGCCGGCTATAAAACACCTGCAGGGGCCGCAGGTGCTCAACCCCGTAGAGGAAGCGGACAACATCTCCACCAATGCTGTAGCGCAATGGGGCCTCACCGCACTCATCCTGCTGGGTATCATCGGGCCGGCCTTACCGGATAAATAATTGTAAATTCCGGTCACTAAAAGTTTATGTGCGTATGCAGGATACATTCTTCTTCCAGGCCATGTTATACCTGGCTGCAGCAGTCATCATGGTACCCATCGCCAAAAGGCTCGGCCTCGGTTCTGTATTGGGTTACCTCATAGCAGGCATCATCATTGGGCCCGCAGGGCTGAAACTCATTGGTAAAGAAGGGCAGGACCTCATGCACTTTGCCGAATTCGGCGTTGTCATGATGTTATTTGTCATCGGCCTTGAGCTGGAGCCTTCCCGTCTCTGGCGCCTTCGCCGTTCCATCATTGGCATGGGCGGCATGCAGGTAGTCATCACAGCCATGGTAGTAGCAGGTATAACTGCCTTTTTCCGGGTGCAATGGCAGGAGGCATTGGCCCTTGGGATGATCGTATCCCTCTCTTCCACGGCCATCGTATTGCAATCCCTCCAGGAAAAGGGATTAATGCAATCTGCCGCCGGGCAAAGTTCCTTTGCGGTACTGCTATTCCAGGACATTGCCGTCATCCCGATGCTGGCCCTCTTTCCGCTGCTGGCCAGTGAACCGGCCAATGCAGCGTCAAGCCTGCACAATACCGGCCTTGCCGGCGGACTGCCTGCCTGGGCGCAAACGCTCATGGTATTGGGCTCAGTATTACTCATCATCGTGGCCGGCCGTTACGGTATGCGCCCGGTATTCCGCCTCATTGCCAAAACAGGCATGCGCGAAATGTTTACCGCCACCGCCTTACTCCTTGTGGTGGGCATTGCGGTACTCATGACGACCGTAGGTCTCAGTCCGGCCCTCGGTACCTTCCTCGCAGGAGTGGTATTGGCCAATAGCGAATACCGCCATGAACTGGAGACAGATATTGATCCTTTCAAGGGACTATTGCTGGGTCTCTTCTTCATTGCAGTGGGCGCCTCCATTGATTTCTCGCTGCTCATAGCCCGTCCCTTCTTTATAGCCATACTGGTATTGGGCGTTTTATTCCTCAAGACCATCATACTCTTCATCGTGGGGAAAGCGTTCAGGATGAGTACCTCGCAGAACTTCACCTTCAGCTTTGGCCTTAGCCAGATAGGGGAGTTTGCTTTCGTGCTCATCAGCTTCTCCTTCCAGGGAGGCATCCTGTCTAAAGAAATCACCGATACCATGACAGCCGTAGTGGCCGTCAGCATGGCGCTTACGCCGCTGCTTATGATGCTCAATGAAAAATGGGTGCAGTCCCGTATTTGTAAAATAGGTGTCGCGCCGGCGGAAAGGGAAAGTGATGTGCAGGAAGAAGATAACCCGGTCATCATTGCGGGCTATGGTCACTTTGGCAATACCATTGGCCGTTTTCTGCGTGCTAATAATATTGGCGCCACCATCCTCGATACCGATAGTGACAACGTAGATTGGCTTAGGCGCATAGGTTATAAAGTATACTATGGTGATGCCAGCCGGTCCAATCTGCTGGCGATAGCAGGCGCCCATAAGGCAAAGCTCATCGTCATTGCCATTGGCGATCAGAAAAAACGCCTGGAGATGATCGAGACCATCAAAAAGCATTTCCCCAATCTGCAGATGCTCGTACGGTCTGCCAACCGCTATGATGCCTATGACCTCATGAATGCCGGTATGCTGTACATCTACCGGGAAACCCTCGATACCAGCCTGCGGGTGGGGGTGGATGTCATGAAAATGCTGGGGTATTCTAACGAAATTGCCGACAGGTCGGCCAAAACATTCTTCGTACACGACGAAAAGGCCCTCAAATACCTCTCCACCATCCGTAATGATGAAGAATACATCAGTGCGGCCCGCAGGAATATGGAAGAGCTCACCATGCTTGTACAGGCCGACCGCGTTGTGCAGGAACCCAGGCAAGAGCAACAACAACTCCCCGGCGAACAGCCTGCCGAAGACCAGGTCCGCCTCGCACAATAACGATTCTCTCTTCTTTGTCATTTCGAATCCCGCCTGCGCACTGGCCTTGTGGCGATGCAGGCGGGATGAGAAATCTGCTATCGAAGCAAAAGGATCGAAGCAAACGTATTGCCGACTGCCGATTCACGATTGCCGCCTTTTCCCAGTCTATAATTTCAGTAGAAATTACTATCTTCCCACCCCTGATACGTATCCTTATTAACCAGATTAAACAACAAGATGAAAAAGATCTATTTAAGTGACGCAGGACCCAAAGTATCACC comes from Paraflavitalea devenefica and encodes:
- a CDS encoding SusD/RagB family nutrient-binding outer membrane lipoprotein — encoded protein: MTKHIYGLLIAGLSLTAISCKKDLAEINKNPNAAENPQPDYLLTATQKITSDLYWGADNNFNSTLLIIQHWAKIQYTEPDRYIFSNSSFTALWNTGYAQSITNLNTILKMPAEKANDNYKGVATILRSWIFQLLTDAYGNIPYTQAGDIRQYLTPEYNTQKDVYFGLLDELKTAGATLSTSGSAIAGDIIYGGKIDRWKKLANALRLRIALRIADREPEKAKQVINEVLNSADGLISSTEEAARFVYTTAPQQNPVGAWFDTRDDFRVGKTLVDKLYALNDPRLPIYANKPTDPSVTNYVGVPSGLSNSAANNLGFAKTSKPGSYFSAPASPSVIISYAEVLFDRAEAAAREFTAENAEELYNQAIKASFNQFGITDLTVISNYTGQTAVKYDAANYKKSLGEQKWIALFGQGLEAFAEWRRLDYPQLAPGVEGVLDGKIPVRFIYPGSEQALNKENYSKAITNQGTDNLLTKLWFDRY
- a CDS encoding monovalent cation:proton antiporter-2 (CPA2) family protein codes for the protein MQDTFFFQAMLYLAAAVIMVPIAKRLGLGSVLGYLIAGIIIGPAGLKLIGKEGQDLMHFAEFGVVMMLFVIGLELEPSRLWRLRRSIIGMGGMQVVITAMVVAGITAFFRVQWQEALALGMIVSLSSTAIVLQSLQEKGLMQSAAGQSSFAVLLFQDIAVIPMLALFPLLASEPANAASSLHNTGLAGGLPAWAQTLMVLGSVLLIIVAGRYGMRPVFRLIAKTGMREMFTATALLLVVGIAVLMTTVGLSPALGTFLAGVVLANSEYRHELETDIDPFKGLLLGLFFIAVGASIDFSLLIARPFFIAILVLGVLFLKTIILFIVGKAFRMSTSQNFTFSFGLSQIGEFAFVLISFSFQGGILSKEITDTMTAVVAVSMALTPLLMMLNEKWVQSRICKIGVAPAERESDVQEEDNPVIIAGYGHFGNTIGRFLRANNIGATILDTDSDNVDWLRRIGYKVYYGDASRSNLLAIAGAHKAKLIVIAIGDQKKRLEMIETIKKHFPNLQMLVRSANRYDAYDLMNAGMLYIYRETLDTSLRVGVDVMKMLGYSNEIADRSAKTFFVHDEKALKYLSTIRNDEEYISAARRNMEELTMLVQADRVVQEPRQEQQQLPGEQPAEDQVRLAQ
- the lpxD gene encoding UDP-3-O-(3-hydroxymyristoyl)glucosamine N-acyltransferase translates to MKFTAQQIADLLQGQIEGDGSVMISKLSKIEEGEPGSISFLANPLYTPYLYKTNASLVIINKDFVLTAPVSATLLRVESAANAFTQLLEMYNQVKLNKKGISKMAFIAESATIGQDIYAGEFAFIGDNAKIGNHVKIYPQVYVGDNVVIGDNTTLFAGVKIYSETVIGKDCIIHSGTVIGSDGFRFNPENDHKKVPQTGNVIIEDNVEIGANCAIDRATLGSTILRKGVKFDNLIHIAHNVEVGENTYFAAHGVVAGSTKIGKNCMFSGQVGIVGHLQVADNTIITAQSGISKSITKPGETYMGSPAFDANKYRKAFVHFRNLDALVQRVAILEKQLKAAEVKEG
- a CDS encoding exo-rhamnogalacturonan lyase family protein is translated as MNKKPAFTRRDFVKHSMVLAAGLPVAGALPVMAAAQESPLPTPVPLQWLDGKAPTLTGGVTFGVPWPKGAVPATTDFGLQQAAGEQLPLQSWPLAYWPDGSLKWTAHATTWQNTPPDNLLLMPQKAPTTGTAPLATESAEAITIRTGIIETVINKKGAVIIQSLARNGKTIAQEGKLVLLTRSNPDNDPGEPVNTVQFTGSIDKITLEQNGPIRSVVKIEGRHTNATGRVWLPFILRLYFYKDSDALRVLHTIIYDGDEQKDFISGLGIRFTVPLQEELHNRHIRFAGAGQGVFAEAVRGLTGLRRDPGKNITTAQVAGQTTPLLSSFPEAVAQRLQYIPAFGDYTLFQSSPNAFDIQKRTRAGYGWIQAAHGTRSEGLVYLGTPSGGIALGIRNCWQSYPAQFDIRNAHTEKGELTAWLWAPKAGAMDLRFYHDGMGQDTFTEQREGLEITYEDYEPGFGTPLGVARTSELQVHILPVTPSAQQFAQLAAALQQPPLLVATPATFTTAGVFGMSWYQQSGNSDQKATLEKQLDGYFNYYRQQVDQHHWYGFWNYGDVMHSYDRDRHVWKYDIGGFAWDNSELSTDLWLWYYFLYTGRADVFRMAEAMTRHTGEVDVHHLGRFSPLGSRHNVQHWGCSAKQLRISTVANRRFYYYLTADERVGDLMREQVEAVRTLHHIVPGRKVGQQAATAAGYANVAFGTDWGAIAAAWLTEWERTGNAHSRERLFNSMRTIGQQPYGFFSGAADMELATGKFQLTKKAKPQASHLSAVFGLAEICAELIALTDIPAFEKAWLQYCELYNASAEQQRAALGSDLGKLNLRQAHARLTAFAARCKQDTALAARAWNEFFEGGAGIRNPMPAIKHLQGPQVLNPVEEADNISTNAVAQWGLTALILLGIIGPALPDK
- a CDS encoding peroxiredoxin family protein, whose translation is MRTTRKKTCFILLLIAALGLTAAAHSPKAVLRPGIWKGVIQRPDGQQIVFNFEVKPVNGKTVLYVLNATERLLVDDIRQEGDSVWITMPFFDAHFAVAIKTNGSLEGKFIKISGDRRSEIPFYALPNNKERYRATAKPAYNVTGRWAVTFGEGKNTTLAVGEFRQADNGKVTGTFLTPTGDYRFLEGVIAKDTLKLSAFDGSHVYLFVAKLDNDSTITQAVFYSGGTGKEDWVARKDPNATLPDGFDAVKLRPGESKLNFRFPSTEGEVIAINDARFNNKVVIIQILGSWCPNCMDETKFLVDYYKKNKQRGVEVVGLAYERTTDFERSKQALATFQKRLGINYPVLVATAAVSDPQRTEKTLPQIEPLQGFPTTIFIDKKGNVRKIHTGYDGPATGQHYEAFKKEFEELVNSLINE
- the mgrA gene encoding L-glyceraldehyde 3-phosphate reductase, with product MNYQPAPDRYSKMQYRRCGKSGIQLPALSLGLWHNFGHVDVLENARNILRLAFDNGVTHFDLANNYGPPPGSAEENFGKILKEDFAGYRDELIISSKAGYTMWEGPYGDWGSKKYLVASLDQSLKRMGLEYVDIFYHHRPDPNTPLEETMSALDLIVRQGKALYAGISNYPAEEARKAIKILRQLGTPCLIHQPKYSMFVRWVEEGLLDVLEEEGVGCIPFSPLAQGLLTNKYLKGIPAGSRAAKAHGFLKEEEVTPERVKQIQQLNEIAVQRGQSLAQMALAWLLKDQRVTSVLIGASSPEQLADSLQCLRSKLFTSDELEAIEKILK